ATATTAATAATATCATCTAAAAATCGGGTTTCGTTTCGTAAATCTAGTAAGGTCTGTGCATTTTCGGGGTCAGTGTGCATGTTTTTTAATTGACTATGATCACAATCGGACTTGGCAAAATAATAATTTTGAAAGAAAGACTCAATGTCCGCATTTCCTCCCTTTTCCATTTCATAAACCGGCAGCGGTGTCGGTGTCGGAGAGATTGTCGGTGTTGCTGTGGGATCCGGCGACGGGGTAGTATCTATATTCATATCGGTAGCCTCTTCTTTATCGCCTTTACTGACTAACTTCATTACACCGTCTGCTAAGGAAGCCGGATATGATTCTCCTAAAATGAATGTTAAACAGCCAACTCCTATAAAGCATAATAATATTAAAAATACTGAACGTTTTCCATTTCGCCACATAATAACTCCTTAAAATATAATATTATTATTTAAACTTACAAAGCAATTTTAACTAATATTGACGTAAAATACAAGTTTATAATTACATTTTTGTGGTATTATTGTAAATTATGATTATTTATATCGATTTTTATATCTATTTAAGTTATAAAAACTTTTAAATTATAATGTAATATCTCTTGTGATATCTTTTGGGATATAATAGAATTATATAAAGTTAAATTATAGAGATAGGAGAGATACTATGGCAATAATAATTGATGGTAAAAAAATATCCACTGAAATTAAAGATGAGTTAAAGGAGAAGGTGGCAAGTTTAAATAAAGATATTACTCTATGTGTAATACAGGTTGGATCAGATCCTGCCTCAACTATTTATGTTAATAATAAGAAAAAAGCTTGTGAATATATAGGTATTAAATCATTATCCTATGAACTGCCCAATGAAACCACCGAAGAAGAACTTATAGGTTTAGTGGAAGAATTAAACAATCAGCCTAATGTTAACGGCATCTTGGTTCAGCTTCCATTACCTAAGCATATCAATGAAGATAAAATTATACAGACAATAGCTCCCCATAAGGATGTTGACGGCTTTCATCCTGAAAATGTGGGAAGATTAAGTATAGGACAAAAAGGTTTTGTATCCTGTACTCCTGCAGGTATTGTCCAACTATTAAAGCGCTATAATATACCTATTGAAGGAAAAGAATGCGTAGTAGTAGGCAGAAGTAATATTGTAGGAAAACCTATAGCTATGCTAATGTTGAGGGAAAATGCAACTGTTACAGTATGTCATTCCAGAACAAAAGACTTAAAAGAAATAACCAAAAGGGCTGATATTTTGATTGTGGCCATTGGAAAACCTAAATTTATAACAAAAGAGTATGTAAAGGAAGGGGCCGTAGTAATAGATGTAGGCATTCATAGAAATGAGGATAATAAATTATGCGGAGATGTGGATTTTGATGATGTTATAGAAAAGGTAAGCGCTATCACACCTGTTCCTGGCGGTGTAGGCCCTATGACTATAGCAATGTTAATGCATAATTGTGTTGAATCAGGAATTGCTTAAGTTGTAACTTGTATTAGATTCATGAAACTGATAAAATGTATAGAGATATATAATTAAATTACTAAATAATATTAAAATTAGATGGAGAAATTATGGACGTATTTTTTATTTCATTAGGTTGTGACAAAAATTTAGTAGACAGCGAAAACATGCTGGGAATTTTAAATGATCATGGGTATAGGATTACCGATGATGAAACCAATGCAGATATTATTATTATTAATACCTGTTGCTTTATTAATGATGCCAAAGAAGAAAGCATCCAAAATATTCTTGAAATGGCTGAATATAAAAAAACAGGCAAGTTAAAAGCATTAATTGTGACAGGATGTATGGCCGAAAGATATAAGGATGAAATTTTAAAAGAGATTCCTGAAGTAGATGCACTTCTTGGAACTACAGCCTTTACTGATATTATACCGGTGCTTGAAGAAGTTTTAGAAGGAAAGAAAGCTACATACTTTTCCGATCTAAAACAGTTACCTAGACCTAAGTCAAAAAGAATGTTATCTGCAGGATCCCATTATTCATACCTAAAAATTGCTGAAGGATGTAACA
This genomic interval from Herbinix luporum contains the following:
- the folD gene encoding bifunctional methylenetetrahydrofolate dehydrogenase/methenyltetrahydrofolate cyclohydrolase FolD codes for the protein MAIIIDGKKISTEIKDELKEKVASLNKDITLCVIQVGSDPASTIYVNNKKKACEYIGIKSLSYELPNETTEEELIGLVEELNNQPNVNGILVQLPLPKHINEDKIIQTIAPHKDVDGFHPENVGRLSIGQKGFVSCTPAGIVQLLKRYNIPIEGKECVVVGRSNIVGKPIAMLMLRENATVTVCHSRTKDLKEITKRADILIVAIGKPKFITKEYVKEGAVVIDVGIHRNEDNKLCGDVDFDDVIEKVSAITPVPGGVGPMTIAMLMHNCVESGIA